In the Piscinibacter sp. XHJ-5 genome, one interval contains:
- a CDS encoding TIGR03790 family protein, which translates to MAKRKTAFWDGFLFAIFVAAVVAFVPDPAFAQMAPRTSGWVVVPKSQGRLTAQDLGLVINVNDPYSVEVGEFYAHARKLLPEQVLRIEVPVKPTLTPEEFDALKSAVESHFGPDIQALALAWTQPFAVNCNSITGALSLGYDAELCNHSCAPSRPSPYFNAPTARPFSELKLRPSMLIAANDAASAKSLIERGVRADHSLGLRGAPPVHAYFVATKDRVRSARAPLFPPAGPVRAFGIDVHVESTQFIENAQRLLLYQTGAAKVEKLDTLHWVPGALADHLTSFGGRLDRRTGQMTALEWIASGATASYGTVSEPCSHPQKFPHPQLLLSHYAQGSTAIEAYWKSVAWPQQGVFIGEPLAAPFSKR; encoded by the coding sequence ATGGCGAAACGCAAGACTGCATTCTGGGATGGGTTCCTGTTCGCCATCTTCGTGGCGGCCGTCGTTGCGTTTGTGCCGGACCCCGCATTCGCCCAGATGGCGCCCAGGACAAGTGGCTGGGTGGTTGTCCCGAAGTCGCAGGGACGCCTGACGGCCCAGGACCTCGGCCTGGTCATCAACGTCAACGATCCGTATTCGGTCGAGGTCGGCGAGTTCTATGCGCACGCGCGCAAGCTGCTGCCGGAGCAGGTGCTGCGCATCGAGGTACCGGTGAAGCCGACATTGACGCCGGAAGAATTCGACGCGCTGAAGAGCGCAGTCGAATCTCACTTCGGGCCGGACATCCAGGCGCTTGCCCTGGCCTGGACACAGCCCTTTGCGGTGAACTGCAATTCGATCACCGGCGCGCTGTCGCTGGGCTATGACGCCGAGCTGTGCAACCACAGCTGCGCGCCGTCGAGACCTTCGCCGTACTTCAATGCCCCGACCGCCAGGCCCTTCAGCGAGCTGAAGCTGCGTCCATCGATGCTGATCGCTGCCAACGACGCAGCCAGCGCCAAGAGCTTGATCGAACGTGGCGTGCGGGCGGACCACTCCCTCGGACTGCGCGGCGCTCCGCCGGTGCACGCCTACTTCGTTGCGACGAAGGACCGTGTGCGCAGCGCACGCGCCCCGCTGTTTCCACCCGCCGGCCCCGTGCGCGCCTTCGGCATCGACGTGCACGTGGAGTCCACGCAGTTCATCGAGAACGCCCAGCGGCTGCTGCTGTATCAGACCGGTGCGGCAAAGGTCGAGAAGCTGGACACGCTGCATTGGGTGCCGGGTGCACTGGCCGATCACCTGACGTCGTTCGGTGGACGCCTGGATCGCAGGACTGGGCAGATGACGGCGCTCGAGTGGATCGCCTCCGGGGCGACGGCCAGCTACGGCACCGTCTCCGAACCGTGCTCGCATCCGCAGAAATTTCCGCATCCGCAGCTTCTGCTCTCGCACTACGCGCAAGGCAGCACCGCCATCGAGGCCTATTGGAAGAGCGTTGCCTGGCCGCAGCAGGGCGTCTTCATCGGGGAGCCGCTGGCGGCGCCGTTTTCCAAGCGCTGA
- the hpnE gene encoding hydroxysqualene dehydroxylase HpnE, protein MRPLQLAVVGGGWAGLSAAVEASLNGHRVTLFEMAAHWGGRARRVDLDGLALDNGQHIMIGAYRQTLRLMDIIGVDSARAFVRTPLRLAGADGRGLTLPPGSAVPSFVRGVMAQRGWTLGERIALLSTAGGWATRRFRCDERLTVAKLTARLPEKIRAELIDPLCVAALNTPADEASAAVFLRVMRDALFSGPGSADLLLPRSRLTELLPGPAVRWLEAHGASLRPSTRVGHLEADNEGWTVNGQHFDAVVLATTAVEAARLAASLAPAWAAQAQALRYEPIVTVYAQADGARLPQPMLALPSDDRSLPAQFVFDHGQLGGRAGLMAFVISGAQPWLDRGIDLTRDATLAQGQQQLRAHLRGPLQAVRVLTEKRATFRCVPQLQRPPGHIATALHAAGDYVSGPYPATIEGAVRSALEAVHALSAWKTAPPAAPR, encoded by the coding sequence ATGCGACCGCTGCAGCTGGCCGTCGTCGGAGGCGGCTGGGCAGGGCTGTCTGCCGCCGTCGAGGCGTCGCTGAACGGCCATCGCGTGACGCTGTTCGAGATGGCTGCACATTGGGGCGGCCGCGCTCGCCGTGTCGACCTGGACGGGCTGGCGCTCGACAACGGTCAGCACATCATGATCGGGGCCTATCGCCAGACCCTGCGGCTGATGGACATCATCGGCGTGGACAGCGCCCGGGCATTCGTGCGCACCCCGCTGCGACTGGCCGGTGCGGACGGCCGCGGTCTGACCTTGCCGCCAGGATCGGCCGTGCCGTCCTTTGTGCGCGGCGTGATGGCGCAGCGGGGCTGGACGCTCGGCGAGCGCATCGCCCTGCTCAGCACGGCTGGCGGCTGGGCCACGCGGCGATTCCGCTGCGACGAGCGGCTCACGGTTGCGAAACTCACCGCACGCCTGCCGGAGAAGATCCGTGCCGAGCTCATCGACCCGCTGTGCGTGGCCGCGCTGAACACGCCGGCCGATGAGGCGAGTGCCGCAGTGTTTCTGCGCGTGATGCGCGACGCACTGTTCAGCGGCCCCGGATCCGCCGACCTGTTGCTGCCGCGCAGCCGACTCACCGAGCTGTTGCCGGGTCCGGCGGTGCGCTGGCTGGAGGCGCACGGCGCGTCGCTGCGGCCATCCACGCGTGTCGGCCACCTCGAAGCCGACAACGAGGGCTGGACCGTCAACGGGCAGCACTTCGACGCCGTGGTGCTCGCCACGACGGCCGTCGAAGCCGCCCGGCTGGCCGCATCGCTCGCCCCGGCTTGGGCTGCACAAGCACAAGCCTTGCGTTACGAGCCCATCGTGACCGTGTACGCGCAAGCCGACGGCGCGCGCCTGCCGCAGCCGATGCTGGCGCTGCCATCGGACGATCGATCGCTTCCGGCGCAGTTCGTCTTCGACCACGGGCAGCTCGGCGGGCGTGCAGGCCTGATGGCCTTCGTCATCAGCGGGGCGCAGCCGTGGCTCGATCGCGGCATCGACCTGACCCGCGATGCCACGCTGGCACAAGGCCAGCAGCAGCTGCGGGCTCACCTGCGCGGTCCCCTGCAAGCAGTGCGAGTGCTGACCGAGAAGCGCGCGACGTTCCGCTGTGTGCCGCAGCTGCAGCGTCCGCCGGGGCACATTGCCACCGCCTTGCACGCGGCCGGCGACTATGTCAGCGGACCCTATCCGGCGACGATCGAAGGTGCCGTCCGCTCCGCGCTCGAAGCGGTGCATGCGCTCAGCGCTTGGAAAACGGCGCCGCCAGCGGCTCCCCGATGA
- the hpnD gene encoding presqualene diphosphate synthase HpnD has protein sequence MTPEQYVQEKAAKSGSSFYYAFLFLPPPRRAAITAFYAFCREVDDVVDEVADHGVAATKLAWWRKETAESFAGQPTHPVMKALMPHVAAYGIHLSHLQAIIEGCQIDLEQSRFLDYTGLARYCHLVAGVVGEVAANIFGRSSDKTVEYAHRLGLAMQLTNIIRDVGDDARRGRIYLPVSELQQFDVKAQEILNRKPPFGYSERFTALMKFQAVRAHRCYDEAMALLPDVDRAAQKPGLMMANIYRTLLREIEADNFQVLHQRTSLTPLRKLWIAMRTNWRGS, from the coding sequence ATGACGCCGGAGCAGTACGTCCAGGAAAAGGCAGCGAAGAGCGGCTCGAGCTTCTACTACGCTTTCCTGTTCCTGCCACCGCCACGCCGCGCGGCAATCACCGCGTTCTACGCTTTCTGCCGCGAAGTGGACGACGTGGTCGACGAGGTCGCCGACCACGGCGTGGCCGCCACCAAGCTCGCGTGGTGGCGGAAGGAGACCGCCGAGAGCTTCGCCGGCCAACCCACGCACCCCGTGATGAAGGCGTTGATGCCGCATGTGGCGGCCTACGGCATCCACCTGTCGCACCTCCAGGCGATCATCGAAGGCTGCCAGATCGATCTGGAGCAGTCGCGCTTCCTCGACTACACCGGACTGGCACGCTACTGCCATCTCGTGGCGGGCGTGGTCGGCGAGGTGGCGGCCAACATCTTCGGACGCAGCAGCGACAAGACGGTGGAGTACGCACATCGTCTCGGGCTCGCGATGCAGCTCACGAACATCATCCGCGACGTCGGCGACGACGCACGTCGGGGCCGAATCTACCTGCCGGTGTCGGAGCTGCAGCAGTTCGACGTCAAGGCCCAGGAGATCCTCAACCGCAAGCCGCCCTTCGGCTACAGCGAGCGCTTCACCGCGCTGATGAAGTTCCAGGCGGTGCGGGCGCACCGCTGCTACGACGAAGCCATGGCCCTGCTGCCCGACGTGGATCGCGCGGCGCAGAAGCCGGGACTCATGATGGCCAACATCTACCGCACATTGCTGCGCGAGATCGAGGCCGACAACTTCCAGGTGCTGCACCAGCGCACATCGCTGACCCCCCTGCGCAAGCTGTGGATCGCGATGCGCACCAACTGGCGGGGCAGCTGA
- the hpnC gene encoding squalene synthase HpnC, with protein MSVDHYENFPVASLLCPPSLRPVVAAIYWFARTADDLADEGDAPAGQRLADLAAYRRDLEAVVSGLPPSLRWSPVFRPLGEAIARFALPPDLLRDLLSAFEQDVVQNDYADRAELLDYCRRSANPVGRLLLHLYGIRGEAELAQSDAVCSALQLANFWQDLSTDTRRGRLYAPRSDRSRHRVDDQALLTGRDGPDVRSLIADLVAWARSLMWRGAPLVHAVPGRAGWELRLVVQGGLRTLEKIERMDFATLLSRPRLTWRDAPLLVWRALCMRPASAVMAGEAS; from the coding sequence GTGAGCGTCGACCACTACGAGAACTTTCCTGTCGCTTCACTGCTGTGCCCGCCTTCTCTGCGGCCGGTCGTGGCGGCGATCTACTGGTTCGCCAGGACGGCGGACGATCTTGCCGACGAGGGTGATGCGCCTGCCGGGCAAAGGCTGGCCGACCTCGCCGCCTATCGGCGTGATCTGGAGGCCGTGGTCTCGGGCCTGCCGCCTTCGCTTCGCTGGTCGCCCGTGTTCCGGCCGCTCGGCGAGGCCATCGCGCGGTTTGCCCTGCCGCCGGACTTGCTGCGTGACCTGCTGAGCGCGTTCGAGCAGGACGTCGTCCAGAACGACTACGCCGATCGCGCCGAACTGCTCGACTACTGCCGGCGCTCGGCCAATCCGGTGGGACGACTGCTTCTGCACCTGTACGGCATCCGCGGCGAGGCCGAGCTCGCGCAATCCGATGCGGTCTGCAGCGCACTGCAGCTGGCCAATTTCTGGCAGGACCTCAGTACGGACACGCGGCGCGGCCGCCTGTATGCACCGCGCTCCGATCGCAGTCGCCATCGCGTCGACGACCAAGCCCTGCTCACCGGCCGCGACGGACCCGACGTGCGCAGCCTGATTGCCGACCTGGTGGCCTGGGCGCGCTCGCTGATGTGGCGCGGCGCGCCGCTGGTGCATGCGGTGCCGGGAAGGGCCGGTTGGGAGCTGCGCCTGGTTGTGCAAGGCGGCCTTCGCACCCTCGAGAAGATCGAACGCATGGATTTCGCGACCCTGCTCTCGCGCCCTCGCCTCACCTGGCGCGATGCCCCGCTTCTCGTCTGGCGCGCGCTGTGCATGCGGCCTGCCTCGGCGGTCATGGCGGGCGAGGCGTCATGA
- a CDS encoding efflux RND transporter periplasmic adaptor subunit: protein MRHLLLPAAVVAALALSACSKPEPAPEPVRAVRTMTVGADAVGGVQEYAGEVRARTESRLGFRVGGKLVRRAVDPGTAVKAGQVLAQLDPQDLRLSQDAARAALVAAQVNHDQALADFKRYKDLRDQEFISSAELERRETALKAARAQWDQARAQASVQGNQAAYATLVADNNGVITGVDAEPGMVVGSGAPVVRLAHDGPRDVVFSVPEDKVALVKALAAQPGRFKVRLWGTGGQPMAATIREIAAAADPVTRTFLVKADIGNVATQQIQLGQTATVLVELPKTVGVSKLPLSALKEEQGRTVVWVVDRSSMTVKPQPVLLAGAEGNEAVISGGLAAGQMVVTAGVHVLNPGQKVKLYVDPGAASAPTTAAAATAVSIK from the coding sequence ATGCGACACCTCCTGCTTCCCGCCGCCGTCGTGGCCGCCCTTGCGCTTTCCGCCTGCTCCAAGCCCGAACCGGCGCCCGAACCCGTGCGTGCGGTGCGAACGATGACGGTCGGGGCCGACGCGGTGGGGGGCGTGCAGGAATACGCCGGGGAAGTACGGGCACGCACGGAATCGCGCCTCGGTTTTCGCGTCGGCGGCAAGCTGGTGAGACGCGCGGTGGATCCGGGTACCGCCGTCAAGGCAGGGCAGGTGCTCGCTCAACTGGATCCTCAAGACCTTCGCCTGAGCCAGGACGCCGCACGCGCCGCGCTGGTCGCAGCTCAGGTCAACCACGATCAGGCGCTCGCGGACTTCAAGCGCTACAAGGATCTGCGCGATCAGGAGTTCATCAGCTCGGCGGAGCTGGAACGCCGCGAAACCGCGCTGAAGGCGGCGCGGGCGCAATGGGATCAGGCCAGGGCCCAGGCGAGCGTGCAGGGAAACCAGGCCGCGTATGCGACGCTGGTCGCCGACAACAACGGGGTCATCACCGGCGTCGACGCCGAGCCCGGCATGGTGGTCGGGTCCGGTGCGCCGGTGGTCCGGCTGGCGCATGACGGTCCGCGCGACGTCGTTTTCTCGGTGCCCGAGGACAAGGTGGCGTTGGTGAAGGCGCTCGCGGCACAACCGGGCCGCTTCAAGGTGCGCCTCTGGGGCACCGGCGGGCAGCCCATGGCCGCCACCATCCGCGAGATCGCAGCGGCGGCCGATCCCGTCACCCGCACCTTCCTCGTGAAAGCGGACATCGGCAACGTCGCCACGCAGCAGATTCAGTTGGGTCAGACGGCGACGGTCCTCGTCGAGTTGCCGAAGACGGTCGGCGTCAGCAAGCTGCCGCTGTCGGCGCTGAAGGAAGAGCAGGGCCGCACCGTCGTCTGGGTCGTGGACAGGTCGAGCATGACGGTGAAGCCGCAGCCGGTGCTGCTGGCCGGTGCCGAGGGCAACGAAGCCGTGATCAGCGGCGGCCTCGCCGCGGGGCAGATGGTCGTCACCGCCGGCGTTCACGTGCTCAATCCGGGGCAGAAGGTGAAGCTCTACGTGGATCCCGGCGCCGCCTCGGCCCCCACGACGGCCGCTGCTGCGACCGCCGTGTCCATCAAGTGA
- a CDS encoding efflux RND transporter permease subunit: MSTTAQSVSDSLQRARRFNISQWALEHPALTRYLLVVLMVLGLAAYFQLGQDEDPPFTFRAMVVRAYWPGATAQQIADQVTDKLEKTLQEVPYSDKIRSYSKPGETLIIFQVQDSSPPKEMPQIWYTARKKINDVRGTLPAGVIGPFFNDEFGDVYGSIYSLSSDGFTYEELKEQADRVRQRLLKVKDVNKVEIFGAQDEKVFIELSQKRLAQLGIDFNTVISQLGQQNAVESAGVIDSPTDYLQVRVAGQFNSIEELKAFSIRGGGNSFRLGDIATIKRAYVDPPQVKVRDRGKEVIALGISMAKGGDIIELGKSLKVATDAIRADLPVGIEMQQFQNQSTVVARSVNEFVGVLIEAVLIVLGVSFISLGLHFKPLRIDWRPGMVVGITIPLVLAITFVTMYYWGVGLHKISLGSLIIALGLLVDDAIIAVEMMVRKLEEGYDKARAATFAYEATAMPMLTGTLITAVGFLPIGMAKSTVGEYTFAIFAVTAAALLISWLVSVYFVPYLGTLLLKTKPHPAGEQPHELFDTPFYSRFRALVNWCVQHRWITIGLTIGTLVLGLVGMSKVQNQFFPDSSRMEILVDLWYPEGTSFAANEDVTKRVEARIAQLDGVDHVTTWIGSGVPRFYLPLDQIFPQTNASQAIVLAKNLKARETLRLQLPALLAEEFPEARGRVKLLPNGPPVPYPVQFRVVGPDPAKVRGYADEVKAIMRQNPNMRGVNDNWNESVKTLRLEVDQDKARALGVSSQVIAQAARTINSGSTIGQYRDGDKLIDIVLRQPLDERNAITDLGNAYVPTASGRSIPLSQIAKASFAWEPGVLWREGRDYAATVQGDIAEGLQGATVTAQLDPLFAPIRQRMLPGYRIDVAGAVEESSKGQGSIAAGAPLMLFIMFTLLMLQLHSFSRAVLVFLTGPMGIAGVAAALLLLNRPFGFVALLGVIALMGMIMRNSVILIDQIEQDRERGVPAWNAVVEAAVRRFRPIILTAAAAVLAMIPLSRSVFWGPMAVAIMGGLIVATVLTLLSLPAMYAAWFRVKPADQEKRATSGADEALAAG; encoded by the coding sequence ATGAGCACGACTGCCCAGTCCGTGAGCGATTCGCTTCAGCGCGCCAGGCGCTTCAACATCTCCCAGTGGGCGCTGGAGCACCCGGCGCTGACACGCTATCTGCTCGTGGTGTTGATGGTGCTGGGTCTCGCCGCGTACTTCCAGCTCGGCCAGGACGAGGATCCGCCGTTCACCTTTCGCGCGATGGTGGTGCGTGCCTACTGGCCCGGCGCCACCGCGCAGCAGATCGCCGACCAGGTGACCGACAAGCTCGAGAAGACGCTCCAGGAGGTGCCTTACTCGGACAAGATCCGCAGCTACTCCAAGCCGGGCGAGACGCTGATCATCTTCCAGGTCCAGGATTCGTCGCCTCCCAAGGAGATGCCGCAGATCTGGTACACGGCGCGCAAGAAGATCAATGACGTGCGGGGCACCCTGCCGGCCGGTGTGATCGGCCCGTTCTTCAACGACGAGTTCGGCGACGTTTACGGATCGATCTACTCGCTGTCGAGCGATGGCTTCACGTACGAGGAGCTGAAAGAGCAGGCAGACCGCGTGCGCCAGCGCTTGCTCAAGGTCAAGGACGTCAACAAGGTCGAGATCTTCGGTGCGCAGGACGAGAAGGTGTTCATCGAGCTCTCGCAGAAACGGCTGGCGCAGCTCGGCATCGATTTCAACACCGTGATCTCGCAGCTGGGCCAGCAGAACGCGGTCGAGTCGGCCGGGGTGATCGACTCGCCCACCGACTATCTGCAGGTGCGCGTCGCAGGGCAGTTCAACTCCATCGAGGAGCTGAAGGCGTTCTCGATCCGCGGAGGGGGCAACAGCTTCCGCCTCGGCGACATCGCGACCATCAAGCGCGCCTACGTGGACCCGCCGCAGGTCAAGGTGCGAGACCGCGGCAAGGAGGTCATCGCGCTGGGCATTTCGATGGCCAAGGGCGGCGACATCATCGAGCTGGGCAAGTCGCTGAAGGTGGCGACCGACGCCATTCGCGCCGATCTGCCGGTCGGCATCGAGATGCAGCAGTTCCAGAACCAGTCGACCGTCGTGGCGCGCTCGGTCAATGAGTTCGTCGGCGTGCTGATCGAGGCCGTGCTCATCGTGCTGGGAGTCAGCTTCATCAGCCTGGGCCTGCACTTCAAGCCGCTGCGCATCGACTGGCGGCCCGGCATGGTGGTCGGCATCACGATTCCCCTGGTGCTGGCCATCACCTTCGTCACCATGTACTACTGGGGCGTGGGCCTGCACAAGATCTCGCTTGGCTCGTTGATCATCGCGCTGGGGCTGTTGGTCGACGACGCGATCATTGCGGTCGAGATGATGGTGCGCAAGCTCGAGGAGGGGTACGACAAGGCGCGCGCCGCAACCTTCGCGTACGAGGCCACCGCCATGCCGATGCTGACCGGCACGCTCATCACCGCCGTGGGCTTCCTGCCGATCGGCATGGCCAAGTCCACCGTCGGCGAATACACCTTCGCGATCTTCGCCGTGACGGCAGCGGCTCTGCTGATCTCGTGGCTGGTGTCGGTCTACTTCGTGCCGTACCTCGGCACCTTGCTGCTCAAGACCAAGCCGCACCCCGCAGGCGAGCAGCCCCACGAGCTGTTCGACACGCCGTTCTACTCACGCTTTCGCGCGCTGGTGAACTGGTGCGTGCAGCATCGCTGGATCACCATCGGATTGACGATCGGGACGCTGGTGCTCGGCCTCGTCGGCATGAGCAAGGTCCAGAACCAGTTCTTTCCCGACTCCAGCCGGATGGAAATCCTGGTCGATCTCTGGTACCCCGAGGGGACGTCGTTCGCGGCCAATGAAGACGTGACCAAGCGCGTCGAAGCGCGCATCGCCCAGCTGGACGGCGTGGATCACGTGACGACGTGGATCGGCAGCGGGGTGCCGCGCTTCTACCTGCCGCTCGACCAGATCTTTCCGCAGACCAACGCCAGCCAAGCCATCGTGCTGGCCAAGAACTTGAAGGCGCGCGAGACGCTGCGCCTGCAGTTGCCCGCGCTGCTTGCCGAGGAGTTTCCGGAGGCGCGCGGCCGCGTGAAGCTGCTGCCCAACGGGCCACCGGTGCCGTATCCGGTGCAGTTTCGCGTCGTCGGGCCGGATCCGGCCAAGGTGCGCGGCTATGCCGACGAGGTGAAGGCCATCATGCGCCAGAACCCGAACATGCGCGGCGTCAACGACAACTGGAACGAGTCGGTGAAGACCCTGAGACTCGAGGTGGACCAGGACAAGGCGAGGGCCCTCGGCGTGTCGAGCCAAGTCATCGCACAGGCGGCGCGCACCATCAACAGCGGTTCGACCATCGGCCAGTACCGCGATGGCGACAAGCTCATCGACATCGTGCTGCGCCAGCCGCTCGACGAGCGCAACGCGATCACCGACCTGGGCAACGCGTATGTGCCGACCGCCTCCGGCCGTAGCATCCCCCTGAGCCAGATTGCGAAGGCGAGCTTCGCGTGGGAGCCCGGAGTGCTCTGGCGCGAAGGTCGCGACTACGCGGCCACCGTGCAGGGCGACATCGCCGAAGGCTTGCAGGGCGCGACCGTCACCGCTCAGCTCGATCCGTTGTTCGCGCCCATCCGCCAGCGCATGCTGCCCGGCTACCGCATCGACGTGGCTGGGGCGGTCGAGGAAAGCAGCAAAGGCCAAGGCTCGATCGCCGCCGGTGCGCCACTGATGCTCTTCATCATGTTCACGCTGCTGATGCTGCAGTTGCACAGCTTCAGCCGGGCGGTGCTGGTGTTCCTCACAGGACCGATGGGCATCGCCGGCGTCGCTGCGGCCCTGCTGCTGCTGAACCGGCCGTTCGGCTTCGTCGCGCTGCTGGGCGTGATCGCGCTGATGGGCATGATCATGCGCAACTCGGTGATTCTGATCGACCAGATCGAACAGGATCGCGAGCGCGGCGTGCCCGCCTGGAATGCAGTCGTCGAAGCCGCGGTGCGGCGCTTCCGGCCCATCATCCTGACGGCCGCCGCGGCCGTGCTGGCCATGATCCCGCTGTCGCGCAGCGTGTTCTGGGGGCCGATGGCGGTGGCCATCATGGGCGGACTGATCGTCGCGACGGTGCTCACCCTGCTGTCGCTGCCAGCCATGTACGCGGCCTGGTTCCGCGTCAAACCGGCCGATCAGGAAAAGCGAGCGACCTCCGGTGCCGATGAGGCCTTGGCTGCCGGCTAA
- the tig gene encoding trigger factor produces the protein MAVNVETLDKLERRITLTLAADTINNEVQSRLKRLSRTVKADGFRPGKVPMSVVAQRYGYSVQYEVMNDKVGQAFQQATSEAKLRVAGPPKITEKEGAAEGQLAFDATFEVYPEVKLGDLSSTEVEKVSSDVTDAAIDKTLDILRKQRRTFAQRPAAEGAQEGDRITIDFEGKIDGVPFEGGKADNFQFMIGEGQMLETFDKAVRGMKAGESKTFPLQFPADYHGKDVAGKEADFLVTVKKIEQQHLPEVNEAFAKSLGIKDGTVEGLRADVKKNLEREVKFRVLARNKAAVMDALVKVAELDVPKALVSSETERMIENARADLKKRGVKDAENAPIPTELFQPQAEKRVRLGLVVAELVRSNNLQAKPEQLQAHIEEMAQSYEKPAEVVRWYLGDRQRMAEVEAVVVENNVADFVLGKAKVVDKELPFDDLMAG, from the coding sequence ATGGCCGTGAACGTTGAAACCCTCGACAAGCTCGAACGCCGCATTACGCTGACCCTGGCGGCCGACACGATCAACAACGAGGTGCAGTCGCGCCTGAAGCGCCTGTCGCGCACCGTCAAGGCCGACGGTTTCCGTCCGGGCAAGGTCCCGATGTCGGTCGTGGCCCAACGCTACGGCTACTCGGTCCAGTACGAGGTGATGAACGACAAGGTCGGGCAGGCTTTCCAGCAGGCCACCAGCGAAGCCAAGCTGCGCGTGGCCGGCCCGCCGAAGATCACCGAGAAGGAAGGCGCCGCCGAAGGACAGCTCGCATTCGACGCCACGTTCGAGGTCTACCCCGAGGTCAAGCTCGGTGACCTGTCGTCGACCGAAGTGGAGAAGGTGTCCAGCGATGTGACCGACGCCGCCATCGACAAGACTCTGGACATCCTGCGCAAGCAGCGCCGCACCTTCGCGCAGCGTCCGGCGGCGGAAGGCGCGCAGGAAGGCGATCGGATCACGATCGATTTCGAGGGCAAGATCGACGGCGTGCCTTTCGAGGGTGGCAAGGCCGACAACTTCCAGTTCATGATCGGCGAAGGCCAGATGCTGGAGACATTCGACAAGGCCGTGCGCGGCATGAAGGCCGGCGAGTCCAAGACGTTCCCGCTGCAGTTCCCGGCCGACTATCACGGCAAGGATGTCGCCGGCAAGGAGGCTGACTTCCTCGTCACCGTGAAGAAGATCGAGCAGCAGCACCTTCCCGAGGTGAACGAGGCTTTCGCCAAGTCGCTCGGCATCAAGGACGGCACCGTCGAGGGCCTGCGGGCCGACGTGAAGAAGAACCTGGAGCGCGAAGTGAAGTTCCGCGTGCTGGCGCGCAACAAGGCCGCGGTGATGGATGCGCTGGTCAAGGTGGCCGAACTCGACGTGCCGAAGGCGCTGGTGTCTTCCGAGACCGAGCGCATGATCGAGAACGCCCGTGCCGACCTCAAGAAGCGCGGCGTCAAGGACGCCGAGAACGCGCCCATCCCAACCGAGCTGTTCCAGCCGCAGGCGGAAAAGCGCGTGCGCCTCGGCCTGGTCGTCGCCGAGCTGGTGCGGTCCAACAACCTCCAGGCCAAGCCGGAGCAGTTGCAGGCGCATATCGAGGAAATGGCGCAAAGCTACGAGAAGCCGGCCGAAGTGGTCCGCTGGTACCTCGGCGACCGCCAGCGCATGGCCGAAGTCGAGGCGGTTGTTGTCGAGAACAATGTCGCGGACTTCGTGCTGGGCAAGGCGAAGGTCGTCGACAAGGAACTGCCGTTCGACGACCTGATGGCGGGCTGA
- the clpP gene encoding ATP-dependent Clp endopeptidase proteolytic subunit ClpP, which yields MSALETTSLGMVPIVIEQSGRGERAYDIYSRLLRERVIFLVGPVNDVTANLVVAQLLFLESENPDKDISLYINSPGGSVSAGLSIFDTMQFIKPDVSTLCMGLAASMGAFLLAAGAKGKRFALPNSRIMIHQPSGGAQGQATDIEIQAREILKLRESLNKILAERTGQSLEKIRNDSERDFFMSGPEAKEYGLIDSVLDRRT from the coding sequence ATGAGCGCGCTGGAGACAACAAGTCTGGGCATGGTGCCCATCGTCATCGAACAGTCGGGCCGCGGCGAGCGCGCCTACGACATCTACTCGCGGCTGCTGCGCGAGCGCGTCATCTTCCTCGTGGGGCCCGTCAACGACGTCACCGCCAACCTGGTCGTCGCGCAGTTGCTGTTCCTCGAGAGCGAGAATCCGGACAAGGACATTTCCCTGTACATCAACTCGCCGGGCGGTTCGGTGAGCGCCGGGCTGTCGATCTTCGACACCATGCAGTTCATCAAGCCCGACGTGTCCACGCTGTGCATGGGGCTTGCTGCCAGCATGGGAGCCTTTCTGCTCGCTGCAGGCGCGAAGGGCAAGCGCTTCGCACTGCCCAACTCGCGCATCATGATTCACCAGCCTTCCGGCGGCGCTCAGGGCCAGGCCACCGACATCGAGATCCAGGCGCGCGAGATCCTCAAGCTGCGCGAGAGCCTCAACAAGATCCTTGCAGAGCGTACCGGGCAATCCCTCGAAAAGATTCGTAACGACTCGGAGCGTGACTTCTTCATGTCGGGCCCCGAGGCCAAGGAATACGGCCTGATCGATTCGGTGCTCGACCGCCGAACCTGA